In Candidatus Poribacteria bacterium, the DNA window CTCCCCTTGAAGTCGCGCTCAGGATATGGGAAAATTTAGGTGAACGAAATTCCCGGAGGTGAAGGGATGGACGCTAAGAGGAAGGTCTTGGTTATAGACGATGATCCTGATTTCGTCAAAGGCATCGCCGCTATCCTGGAAGGACATGGATTTGAAGTGATGACCGCTCCCGACGGCAAAACGGGATTCAAAGCGGCCAAGGAGGGGAAACCGGATCTCATCCTGGTGGATATCATGATGGAAACGTGGAGCGAGGGATTAAGCCTGGTGAATAGGTTCAGAGAGGAGGATGAGACGAAAGATATCCCGCTTCTTCTCGTTTCCTCGATGGATATCAGAGGCCGAGAGACGCCCTACCCCGGGGAGTTCTGGCTTTCAGAGAGGTTCATTCTCACCAAGCCGATCTCCGAAGAGGAACTGATGAAAGCCATAGAGAGAGCGATGGGAGCCTGAGCGGCAGGGGGATAAGCTGTGAGCGGCCCGCCCGGAAGATATCTGAGACTGCTGAAGGAGGTCGGGGGATACGGCGAGGATCTGGCACATATGAGCGACGAGGGGATTCGAGATCTGTTCCGCCGCGCGCGCCGATCGCCCCGATCCATCACCCTCCCCCGTCTTCTGACGGCCATCCGCGAGGCGGCTCGACGAGGCGTAGGGCTTCACCCCTTTGACGTCCAGATCCTAGGCGCCATAACGGTCATCGACGGATGTATAGCCGAGATGAAGACCGGAGAGGGCAAGACGTTGGTGGCGGCCATGTCAGCATGCGTCTGGGCGATCAGGGGGATGAGGACCTATATCGTGACGATCAACGATTACCTCGCCCGCCGTGACGCCGAATGGATGAAACCCCTCTTCGAGGTATGCTCGCTTAGCGTCGGCTGCATCACCTCCCAGCTTTCCCGTTTCGAACGAAGGAGGGAATACTCCCGAGACGTGATCTACTGCTCAAATCACGAATTGGCCTTCGACTATCTGCGTGATAACCTTGCTCTATCAACCCGTGAGGTGGTCCAGGGAGAACTTGAGGCGGCCATAATCGATGAGATAGATACGGTGTTGATAGACGAGGCTCAAACCCCGCTCATAATCGCGGGGATCGAAGAGCCAAGATCGGGCGAGATGTCCAGGGCCAGATGGATCGCCTTGGAGATGATGAGGGTTCAATCCGAAAGGGTCAAAAAGGTCCTGGATGAAATCGAATCGGGAGAAATGGAGGATAGGGATCTCGCCCTCGCCATTGCTAGGTTGAGGCGTGCCGATCCGTCCAATCCCAGGCTGCTCAAGGTCCTGGCCGAGCGGCCCGAACTTTCCAGAATGAGCTCCCTCCTTGAATCGAGGCTCCGGATAGAGGGGAGGGGAGGGGCTTTGGAGGAGGGATTGCTGTATGGGCTGGATGAGAGGACCAGATCGGCCTGGCTCACAGCGGAGGGGGACGAGTTCGTCGCTACCCACGGTGTAAGGTTCGATCGGCTCTCCGGAGGATGGAGGTTATACAGGAACATCGTCCAGCTCATCCGCGCCTTTAAGCTCTTCAGGCGCGATGTGGATTACATCGTCCGAGACGGCAGGGTAGTCGTGGTGGATGAGTTCACCGGCAGAACGGCGCCGGACAAACGCTTCGAAGGTGGATTGCACCCTGCCCTGGAGTGTAAGGAGAACCTCCCCATCAGACCCGATCAGAGGATCAGCGCGAGAATAACCTATCCCGCCCTCTTTAAACTCTTCGGGAGATTGGCCGGATTGACCGGGACGGCATCTCCAAATGCCGAGGAGTTCCACAGGCTTTACGGACTTAAGGTGGTGAAGATCCCGACCAATCGCCCTGTTATCAGGGCCCAGCTCCCCGACGCGACGTTCAAAACCGAATCGGAAAAGCTCCGCTCGGTGGTGGAGGAGATCGAGAGGTTCCATCGGCTCGGCGTTCCGATACTGGTCGGAACGAGATCGATCGAAGCATCGGAGAAGATAAGCCGCATGCTGAGGGAGAGGGGGTTAAACCACGCTGTGCTCAACGCCAAGAACCATGCCGCCGAGGCCCAGATCGTCAAACATGCCGGCGAGCCTTACAGGATCACCGTCGCCACCAACATGGCCGGACGGGGCACGGATATCAAGCTCCATCCGAACCTCTTCGAGGTCGTGACCGATAACTATATCGAAGAGATAAAAGAGGCTATCGAGGAGGGATGCACCGTCAAGGTGGAGATCTTCTCGGAGTTCGAGGGGGGAAAGCTCAAAAAAAGGCTCTCCGAGGAGGGAATCCCGTTCAGCGATGAGGGCGATCTAATCGTGGTAAGGGGGAGTGGGGGTGAGGAGCGAAGGATCAGGTTTCATCTGGGGCTATACGTGATCGGCACGGAGAGACATCAGGCGCGGCGAATAGACGACCAACTGGCTGGCCGCTCCGGCAGACAGGGCGATCCCGGCGTATCTAGGTTCTTCACATCGCTCGAGGATGAGCTGGTCAGGCTATACGGAGGGAACATCGGAGGTGATGAGGAGATATCCCGGATCTTTAAGGCTCAGCGGGCCGCCGAGGAGGCGGGATTTGCGGCCAGAAGGGCCGAGATGAGATATGACGGGGTGATTGCGCCTTATAGGGAGCGTTTCTATTCGATGCGACGCCGGATACTTACGGCCGAGGATATATCCCCCGAGATCACACGGATCATCGAGGGATGCTCCGAGCTGTTGCTCGGTGATCCGCGCGAGAAGGTGATGGGGGAATTCCTTATGACGCTCGATGAGACGAAGGACCTGAAGGCCACCCTCTGGGGAAGGTGGGAGGAAATCCGGCGAAGATATGATGAGGCGGCCGATGATATGGTGAGGAGACTCCTGCTTGAATCATACGACAGGGCGTGGTCTGAGTTCCTGGCTTTGGCGGATGAGGTGGCGCTGAGCCGAATGATCCAGCCGGTGGATATCTTCCATCCCGGCGCCGATCTGATCCTGCGACTCTCCGGGATTTTCGACGATCTGATCAGATGTGCTGAGATGGAGTTTCTAAGGGAGCTCTCCCTTTCGGCGATGCCCCACCATCGAAGGGTTGTGATAGACCTGAATTCGGAGAGGAGGCAAGGATGAAGGGTAAGATACGATGTGCCATCTGCGGCATAAGACATGAGACGAACACCTTCTCGACCCTGAGGACGGAGCTTGAAAGCTTCCGCGTCCGACGGGGTGAGGAGATACTTCAAGATGGGCTTTTTAGCTCCTTTGAGGAGGTCGAATGGGTTCCGACGCTTTTGGCAGGAGCTTCACCTCACGGATTGGTGAGCAGGGAGACCTATCTCAAGCTGAAGGAGGAGCTCCTCGACCGGCTATCCAATGCGTTGCCCCTTGACGGCGTTTATATGCCGCTACACGGGGCGATGGAGGTGGAGGAGATCGGGGATGGCGAAAGCGATCTCGTCGGGAGCGTGCGAGAACTCATCGGGGAGGAGGTCCCGATCGTCGCGAGCCTGGACCTCCACGGCAACATAGCTCCGGCCTTCGCGAAGAAGGCAAATCTCCTCACCGCCTATCGCACGACGCCCCATGTGGACGGGTTCCAGACGGGAATGCGGGCGGTGAGACATCTGATAAGATGTGTGAAAGAGGAGATACGACCGGTTAACGTCTTGGTTAAGATCCCTCTCCTTCTGCCGGGGGAGTACGCCATCACGGACGTCGAACCCTCCCGTTCGCTTTACGCCTCCCTGCGGGAGGTGGAGTCCGAGGATGGGATCATGGACGCGTCGATCTTGATAGGATGTGCCTGGACGGATTCGCCACACACCTCAGTTAGCGTCATCGTCGTGGCCGAAGGTGAAGGAAGAGTTCAAAGGGCGCGTGAGCTCGCGTTTGGTCTTGCGCGTGAGATCTGGAACCGGCGATGGGAATTCGGACCTGAGGTCGAAACCCTCCCCGTGGAGGAGGCCATAAGGGAAGCTATGACGGCGAAGGAACATCCGGTCGTCATATCCGACTCAGGCGACAACGTGACGGCTGGCGGCGCAGGGGATATGCCGATCCTTCTGGAGAGGCTGCTGGAGTTGGGGGCGACCGACGCCGTGATCGCCGGGATCACGGACCCAGATGCCGTGGAGAAATGTATTCAGGCCGGAGTAGGCTCTGAGGTCACGTTGAAGGTGGGCGGGAAGCTCGACGGGGTCAACGGATATCCGATCGAGATAAAGGGTATCGTCGAAAACGTCGATTCACCCTCCCTTGTTCTCCTGAGGGTGGAGGGCGTGAGGGTTATGCTGATACCGGACCGCCGACCGATCGTAACACGGGATGATTTCGATCGTGTGGGGATAAATCCTCTGGAACAACAGATCATAGTAGTCAAGCTCGGCCTCCTTTTCTCCGAGATCAGGGGAATCGCCCGCAGGTCGATCATGGCTCTAAGCCCTGGATTTACGAGCCTTCGCCTGGATCAGCTCCCTTACAGACGCATCAGGCGACCTATTTTCCCCCTTGACGGCGATTTCGAGTGGGATCACGACGGGACGTAATTCCGTCTGCCGGGTTGATGAGCGAGGTGTATACCGCTTTAGGTTAAGGGGTTATATCCAAAATATCCTGTTCCCCCTGCCTCCGGCCAGGATATCGATGATGATCCACGTCCCGTTACAGACGAATTGTCCCAGGATAAGCCCGAGGAAGATAGGTCTGACGGATCGATATGTTTTCAACCCGCCCCACCTGACGACGGCGAATTTGATCATCCAGGCGAGAAAGCAGGTAAACCAGATCTGATCCATTATCCATATCGGTCCTATGGCGAACCCTATAGGGTGGAAAGGCCACCATAGAAACCGTGCCCTGAGAAAGGTTAACATGGCCATGATCCCGGCTCCTATCCCCTTGATATACCATCCGGCTATATTCGGTCCTTCGGGATGGATCATCTTCGAGACGATGTAGTTATAAGGGGCTTTGGCTCCCCCGCCGAAGAACCAGTCATTTCCGTTCAATCCTCCATGTATGTAGGCCAGGCGCATAATCATCCATACCGCCGCCACACCCGTCACGATTATAGAGCCGAGCACCCCCCAAAATACCGGCCTTTTCTTAATGCTTTTGTCATCGATAACTTTGAGCCCGTTGGTACAGGAGGCCATCACGAAAGTTCTGACATCTGCCGACCAGACGTACGTCATCGCCATCGATGTGAGCCCCTCAGGTCCTAGCACCCTCGTGCCGAAACCCGATACGACGAAGGAGGAACCTATGGTCGAGGCGACGGCCTCCGCCATACCGCTTTCGGCTACTATCCTGGTCAGTCCGATGAATATGATGAAGGTAGCGGTCAGGAATATCGGGACGATCCATCCGGGCATTCCGCTAGCATTGAGCCAGAATCCCATATAGGCTAGGGCGAGGATTAAGATCCAGAAAGCCGCTCGATAGGAAAGTATCTCGTCTGAATCGTCCACATCGTTTGCGCCCCAAAGCGCCTTACGGAGGATATTCCAAAGGTGCCTGCGGGCGTTCCAGAAACCCATCACGACGAGAACCGTTATGGCGCCCATTCCCAGATGCGCGAAAAGCGGCGATCTGGCGCCGTAGATGCCGAGGTTCTCGGTGAACCTGATCCCAAAATAGGTCATGAAACCGCGAACTATGAGGCTGAGAAGGTTGAAAAACCAGAGGCTGAAAGCCACGTCGAGGTGGACGAGATAGAAGAAGCCCAGCATAGGGAAGCTGAGCCTGAAGATCAACGTCTGAGTGTGCCGGAAGATGGGGATATATCTGACGAGCTGAACCTGAGGGACGATCGGGAAATAGTGGTGAAGCCCGTTGATGCTGCTGACGATAAAGGCGAGGGCAAATCCCAGCCACATCAGCCCGTTTCGATATATCGTCCCCTCCGCCATCTCAATGGGAAGCTGAGCGAGCGGATAAACGAGCCTTTCATGTTCCATCCATTGCTTTCTGAGTATCACGCTGATCGAGATCATCACGAGGTAGAGCGCTATGAGAAAGGTGGCCCACATTCCAAGCGGTTTGATCCAGACCATCCAGGGTATTCCGGTCTCCCAGCTCGGAAGCCCCTCATAGAAGTATTTGATCGCCATCTTGTTCTGTGGGACGAGCCAGGGTTTGATATAGGGATGAATCAGCTCGGCCCAACTGTTTTCAGGGAGAGCATAGTAGAAGGGTGAAGTGAGGATAGGCAATATCTGAGCGGCCATCCCCATCGTCGGCAGCGCACATGCCACAACCAGCATCATGTAGATCACCTTCAGCTCGGAAGGGGAAAGGGCAAGTCTGGGGCTCAAAAGCCCAAGGGGAGGATTGATACAGAAGGTGAGCAGAAAGAAGAGAAATATGGCAGCGGCCGCGCTGAAATCGATCGCCATATACGAGCCGTGAATGACCATCAGGTTATAGGTCGTCCCAACGGCCAATATAAGGCAAAAGGCCAAACCGATGAACAGCGACCTCGCCGTAAAGCCTTCTTCGATCCTCTCCTTCATCTTCACACGTTCGGGTGCATCACAATATCCTCCACCCTTGCCCTCTCGGGCAATGAGAGGAGGAACATGACCGCTCTGACGACATCCTCGACCTCAAGCATCAGCTTGCTCGCGGCAGGGCTATGGGGAAAGGGCGTATCGACGGTGCCGGGACAGATGACGTCGACGCGGATGTTATGCGGTTTAGCCTCAGCGGCCAACGATCTGGAGAACCCTATCACCCCCCATTTCGACGCACAATAGGCTGATCCTGTGGCGAATCCTATCTTGCCGGCAACGGAGCTGATGTTGATTATCCTACCCCTCCTCCGCTCCAT includes these proteins:
- a CDS encoding response regulator — protein: MDAKRKVLVIDDDPDFVKGIAAILEGHGFEVMTAPDGKTGFKAAKEGKPDLILVDIMMETWSEGLSLVNRFREEDETKDIPLLLVSSMDIRGRETPYPGEFWLSERFILTKPISEEELMKAIERAMGA
- a CDS encoding M81 family metallopeptidase; its protein translation is MKGKIRCAICGIRHETNTFSTLRTELESFRVRRGEEILQDGLFSSFEEVEWVPTLLAGASPHGLVSRETYLKLKEELLDRLSNALPLDGVYMPLHGAMEVEEIGDGESDLVGSVRELIGEEVPIVASLDLHGNIAPAFAKKANLLTAYRTTPHVDGFQTGMRAVRHLIRCVKEEIRPVNVLVKIPLLLPGEYAITDVEPSRSLYASLREVESEDGIMDASILIGCAWTDSPHTSVSVIVVAEGEGRVQRARELAFGLAREIWNRRWEFGPEVETLPVEEAIREAMTAKEHPVVISDSGDNVTAGGAGDMPILLERLLELGATDAVIAGITDPDAVEKCIQAGVGSEVTLKVGGKLDGVNGYPIEIKGIVENVDSPSLVLLRVEGVRVMLIPDRRPIVTRDDFDRVGINPLEQQIIVVKLGLLFSEIRGIARRSIMALSPGFTSLRLDQLPYRRIRRPIFPLDGDFEWDHDGT